A portion of the Zootoca vivipara chromosome 6, rZooViv1.1, whole genome shotgun sequence genome contains these proteins:
- the LOC118086038 gene encoding mast cell protease 2-like, which produces MAYLRDPEDWFCGGFLVAPQWVMTAAHCNRNYRVTLGAHNIYIKEPFQQVFSVAGNYVHSKYKHYYKNNELIIYNDIRLLKLNSKATLGKYVKILRLPTFNRDLSHGTPCSVAGWGPVYKDWLPHTLYETNVIIYDRWACGKLHHNIDGGKVCAGSPYKPMTILPGDSGGPLVCNDVAQGIASYFNPSHPPAVYTRVAHYLDWIQETMQKHSQ; this is translated from the exons ATGGCTTACTTGAGGGATCCCGAGGACTGGTTCTGTGGCGGATTCCTGGTGGCACCCCAGTGGGTAATGACGGCTGCACACTGCAATCG caactatagGGTCACCTTGGGGGCACATAATATCTACATTAAAGAACCATTTCAGCAAGTGTTCAGCGTTGCGGGAAACTACGTACACTCGAAATATAAACACTATTACAAAAATAATGAACTCATCATATACAACGATATCCGTCTGCTCAAG CTGAATTCAAAGGCTACTCTGGGTAAATACGTCAAGATCCTGCGCTTGCCCACATTCAACCGTGACCTCTCCCATGGGACCCCCTGCAGCGTGGCAGGATGGGGCCCGGTTTACAAAGACTGGTTACCACACACACTCTATGAGACCAATGTCATCATCTATGACCGTTGGGCATGTGGGAAACTGCATCATAACATCGATGGTGGGAAGGTCTGTGCTGGGAGCCCCTACAAGCCGATGACTATTTTGCCG GGTGACTCAGGTGGCCCCTTGGTGTGCAATGATGTGGCACAAGGAATCGCCTCGTATTTCAATCCCTCGCACCCTCCAGCAGTTTACACTCGTGTTGCCCACTACCTTGATTGGATCCAGGAAACCATGCAGAAGCACTCGCAGTAA